One genomic region from Amycolatopsis sp. FBCC-B4732 encodes:
- a CDS encoding cell wall metabolism sensor histidine kinase WalK codes for MKLPAVSLRTRIVAAIVGVTTTATAVMAYSAYQVQADEALGRFAVSAVASSGADRQLLQEFSKVGTEGWLDRIRIGVDPDWAVVTERPGGPLEVVRTANGPIPVPDKLAMLGSVRAGLFEQRRPEQFGSAYARVPGTGRKVFVVNANLPIPGYHLVQFFDFSRFDDDLTELRWQLVRTALVVSVLGAGAALLIGRRIRRPIKALSAAADELGAGALGTRVPVAGRDEVAALAESFNAMAARLGASIDELHAKDRQQRRFVADVAHDLRTPLASMIATVDTLDHAEPATRTRAAEILGTQARRLAKLVEDLLEIARFDAGKADLRVAPVDLADLVADAAGVTGVEAAVTAAGDVTVVADPRRVHTVVANLLSNALRHGTAPVTVTLDGTGDDVGVRVADAGPGVPADLLPVLFDRFTRGDHARQASDGSGLGLAIARENVLAHGGSLTAHNDGGAVFTVRLPRGS; via the coding sequence GTGAAGCTCCCGGCCGTCAGCCTCCGGACCCGGATCGTCGCCGCGATCGTCGGGGTGACCACCACGGCGACGGCGGTCATGGCGTACTCGGCGTACCAGGTGCAGGCGGACGAGGCACTGGGCCGGTTCGCCGTCTCGGCCGTGGCCAGTTCGGGCGCCGACCGGCAGCTCCTCCAGGAGTTCTCGAAGGTCGGCACCGAGGGGTGGCTCGACCGCATCCGGATCGGCGTCGACCCGGACTGGGCGGTGGTGACCGAGCGGCCCGGCGGCCCGCTCGAAGTCGTGCGGACCGCGAACGGGCCCATCCCGGTGCCGGACAAGCTCGCGATGCTGGGGAGCGTGCGGGCGGGCCTGTTCGAACAGCGGCGGCCCGAGCAGTTCGGCAGCGCCTACGCGCGGGTGCCGGGCACCGGCCGGAAGGTGTTCGTGGTCAACGCGAACCTGCCGATCCCCGGCTACCACCTCGTCCAGTTCTTCGACTTCAGCCGGTTCGACGACGACCTGACCGAGCTGCGCTGGCAGCTCGTCCGCACCGCGCTCGTCGTGAGCGTGCTCGGGGCCGGTGCCGCGTTGCTGATCGGGCGGCGCATCCGGCGTCCGATCAAGGCGTTGTCCGCGGCGGCCGACGAGCTCGGCGCGGGCGCGCTGGGGACGCGGGTGCCGGTCGCGGGCCGGGACGAAGTCGCCGCGCTCGCCGAGTCTTTCAACGCGATGGCCGCGCGGCTCGGCGCGTCGATCGACGAGCTGCACGCGAAGGACCGCCAGCAGCGGCGGTTCGTCGCCGACGTCGCCCACGACCTGCGCACGCCGCTCGCTTCGATGATCGCCACGGTGGACACCCTCGACCACGCCGAGCCTGCCACCCGCACCCGCGCCGCCGAAATCCTCGGCACGCAGGCCCGGCGGCTCGCGAAGCTCGTCGAAGACCTCCTCGAGATCGCGCGTTTCGACGCCGGGAAGGCCGACCTGCGGGTCGCGCCGGTCGACCTGGCCGATCTGGTCGCCGACGCCGCCGGGGTCACCGGGGTCGAAGCCGCCGTGACGGCCGCCGGTGACGTCACCGTCGTCGCCGATCCGCGGCGGGTGCACACCGTGGTGGCGAACCTGCTGAGCAACGCCCTCCGGCACGGGACCGCGCCGGTCACGGTCACCCTCGACGGCACCGGCGACGACGTCGGCGTGCGCGTCGCCGACGCCGGCCCGGGGGTGCCGGCGGACCTGCTGCCGGTGTTGTTCGACCGGTTCACCCGCGGCGACCACGCGCGTCAGGCGAGCGACGGCAGTGGGCTCGGGCTGGCGATCGCGCGGGAGAACGTGCTGGCGCACGGCGGCTCGCTCACGGCGCACAACGACGGCGGCGCCGTGTTCACCGTGCGGCTGCCCAGGGGCAGCTGA
- a CDS encoding ABC transporter substrate-binding protein: MSSPWSRTVSRRMLCLLTAGGLALTLAACGDGDNAAQTGGKVKITVTGQPPTSQPFERGVFDADVKEFEASHPNIDIDPHEGFMDPKTFSAKLAGGQLEDVYYVYFTDPAQIIARHQAADITEAAKSVPHINDIKPELLDNFRDASGKLYGLPTMNYTMGLLYSKPLFQKAGLDPNKPPQTWDEVRDAAKKISALGNGVVGYADYSKNNQGGWHLTGWLYSMGGDIARKDGDKWVADFDNDKGKKALQYLHDMRWTDNSMGAKQLLEATDVQRMMGSGQLGMYMAAPDNVPVLVKQFNGKYEDYGIAGMPGGEGTLLGGEGYMVNPKASPEKIKAGLEWIQWKYLNPDRFEKHIQQYVDGKQPVGLPAEPTPDVWTGAVREQQLALKAKYANVPAQNFQSYVDTTSKIKGSIEPPNAQQIYAALDSVMQAVLTDQNANIDQQLSSAASKVNSVLAQVK; this comes from the coding sequence ATGAGCAGTCCCTGGTCCCGAACCGTCTCCCGCCGGATGTTGTGCCTGCTCACCGCGGGCGGCCTGGCGCTGACCCTGGCCGCCTGCGGTGACGGCGACAACGCCGCGCAGACCGGCGGCAAGGTGAAGATCACGGTCACCGGGCAGCCGCCGACCAGCCAGCCGTTCGAGCGCGGCGTCTTCGACGCGGACGTCAAGGAGTTCGAGGCTTCCCACCCGAACATCGACATCGATCCGCACGAAGGCTTCATGGACCCGAAGACCTTCTCGGCGAAGCTCGCCGGCGGCCAGCTGGAAGACGTCTACTACGTCTACTTCACCGACCCCGCGCAGATCATCGCGCGCCACCAAGCAGCCGACATCACCGAAGCCGCGAAGAGCGTCCCGCACATCAACGACATCAAGCCGGAACTGCTCGACAACTTCCGGGACGCGAGCGGCAAGCTCTACGGCCTGCCGACGATGAACTACACGATGGGCCTGCTCTACAGCAAGCCGCTGTTCCAGAAGGCCGGGCTCGACCCGAACAAGCCGCCGCAGACCTGGGACGAGGTCCGTGACGCCGCGAAGAAGATCTCCGCGCTGGGCAACGGGGTCGTCGGGTACGCCGACTACAGCAAGAACAACCAGGGCGGCTGGCACCTGACCGGCTGGCTGTACTCGATGGGCGGCGACATCGCCCGCAAGGACGGCGACAAGTGGGTCGCCGACTTCGACAACGACAAGGGCAAGAAGGCCCTCCAGTACCTGCACGACATGCGCTGGACCGACAACTCCATGGGCGCCAAGCAGCTCCTCGAAGCCACCGACGTGCAGCGGATGATGGGCTCCGGCCAGCTCGGCATGTACATGGCCGCCCCGGACAACGTGCCGGTGCTGGTCAAGCAGTTCAACGGCAAGTACGAGGACTACGGCATCGCGGGCATGCCCGGCGGCGAGGGCACCCTCCTCGGCGGCGAGGGCTACATGGTCAACCCGAAGGCCTCGCCGGAGAAGATCAAGGCCGGCCTCGAGTGGATCCAGTGGAAGTACCTCAACCCGGACCGCTTCGAGAAGCACATCCAGCAGTACGTCGACGGCAAGCAGCCGGTCGGCCTGCCCGCCGAGCCGACCCCCGACGTCTGGACCGGCGCGGTCCGCGAGCAGCAGCTGGCGCTGAAAGCCAAGTACGCCAACGTTCCCGCGCAGAACTTCCAGTCCTACGTGGACACCACGAGCAAGATCAAGGGCAGCATCGAGCCGCCGAACGCGCAGCAGATCTACGCCGCCCTCGACAGCGTGATGCAGGCGGTGCTGACCGACCAGAACGCCAACATCGACCAGCAGCTCTCGTCCGCCGCGTCGAAGGTCAACAGTGTCCTCGCCCAGGTCAAGTAG
- a CDS encoding glycoside hydrolase family 13 protein: MTDKTGWWRSAAIYQVYIRSFADGNGDGVGDLAGVRARLDHLADLGIDAIWFTPWYPSPMDDGGYDVADFRDIEPLFGTLAEAEELIAEAHARDIRVIIDIVPNHCSDEHRWFQAALAAGPGSPERQRFWFRPGRGPDGSEPPNNWKSRFGGSAWTRVPDGEWYLHLYSSRQPDFNWDNPEIRTEFEDVLRFWFDRGVDGFRIDVADGLVKDPHLPDVEEGDETPFSDQEGLHEIYRSWRKIVDSYPGERVLVGEMWLEDMSRAARYLRRDELHSAFNFDFLVCPWDSKRFRDVIDRTLKAHEEVGAPAAWVLSNHDVTRHVTRYGREGDTGFSFANRLHELPVDRELGTRRARAAALLTLALPGGLYVYQGEELGLWEVLDIPDELRQDPVWARTNGTDPGRDGCRVPIPWSGSEAPFGFGAGGAWLPQPAEWRDYTAEAEAADPASMLALYRDGLRLRRDLPTGSPEWLDLGEGVLAFRLGTGFTFALNFSDTPIPLPAGEILLASGPAGGELPTDTAVWLKS, translated from the coding sequence GTGACCGACAAGACCGGCTGGTGGCGGAGCGCGGCCATCTACCAGGTGTACATCCGCAGCTTCGCGGACGGCAACGGCGACGGCGTCGGCGACCTCGCCGGTGTCCGCGCCCGGCTGGACCACCTGGCCGACCTGGGGATCGACGCGATCTGGTTCACCCCGTGGTACCCGTCCCCGATGGACGACGGCGGCTACGACGTCGCCGACTTCCGCGACATCGAGCCGCTCTTCGGCACGCTCGCCGAGGCCGAGGAGCTCATCGCCGAAGCGCACGCGCGGGACATCCGGGTGATCATCGACATCGTGCCCAACCACTGCTCCGACGAGCACCGCTGGTTCCAGGCCGCGCTGGCCGCGGGCCCGGGATCGCCAGAGCGGCAACGGTTCTGGTTCCGTCCGGGCCGCGGCCCGGACGGCAGCGAGCCGCCGAACAACTGGAAGTCGCGCTTCGGCGGCTCCGCGTGGACGCGCGTGCCGGACGGCGAGTGGTACCTGCACCTCTACAGCTCGCGCCAGCCCGACTTCAACTGGGACAACCCGGAAATCCGTACGGAGTTCGAGGACGTGCTGCGGTTCTGGTTCGACCGCGGGGTCGACGGCTTCCGCATCGACGTCGCCGACGGGCTGGTCAAGGACCCGCACCTGCCCGACGTGGAGGAAGGCGACGAGACGCCGTTCTCCGACCAGGAGGGCCTGCACGAGATCTACCGCTCGTGGCGCAAGATCGTCGACAGCTACCCGGGCGAGCGGGTGCTGGTCGGCGAGATGTGGCTGGAGGACATGTCCCGAGCGGCGCGCTACCTGCGCCGCGACGAGCTGCACTCGGCGTTCAACTTCGACTTCCTGGTCTGCCCGTGGGACAGCAAGCGCTTCCGCGACGTCATCGACCGGACGCTGAAGGCGCACGAGGAGGTCGGCGCGCCGGCCGCGTGGGTGCTGTCGAACCACGACGTCACGCGGCACGTCACGCGCTACGGCCGGGAAGGCGACACCGGGTTCAGCTTCGCGAACCGCCTGCACGAGCTGCCGGTGGACCGCGAGCTGGGCACCCGGCGGGCCCGGGCGGCGGCGCTGCTGACACTGGCCCTGCCCGGCGGGCTGTACGTCTACCAGGGCGAGGAGCTGGGGCTCTGGGAGGTCCTGGACATCCCCGACGAGCTGCGCCAGGACCCGGTGTGGGCCCGCACGAACGGCACCGACCCCGGTCGCGACGGCTGCCGCGTCCCGATCCCGTGGTCGGGCTCCGAAGCGCCGTTCGGCTTCGGCGCCGGGGGCGCGTGGCTCCCCCAGCCCGCCGAGTGGCGGGACTACACGGCGGAAGCGGAGGCGGCGGACCCGGCGTCGATGCTGGCGCTGTACCGCGACGGGCTGCGGCTCCGGCGGGATCTCCCCACCGGCTCGCCGGAGTGGCTCGACCTCGGCGAAGGGGTGCTGGCGTTCCGGCTCGGGACAGGGTTCACGTTCGCGCTGAACTTCTCGGACACGCCGATCCCGCTCCCCGCCGGGGAGATCCTGCTGGCCAGCGGGCCGGCCGGCGGCGAACTGCCGACCGACACCGCTGTCTGGCTGAAGTCCTAA
- a CDS encoding carbohydrate ABC transporter permease — MRTLVSPSALRSPRGKVVYGVVFACTLAIFILAFMFPLYWAITGALKSPQELAATPATLVPHEWHPETFADAWSQLSLGKYFLNTLVVAGGAWLAQLAIDVPAAFALSKLRPKFGNVVLGLMLATLMLPATALLVPTYVTVTDLPLLHLNLINSPTAVWLPAAANAFNIYLLKRFFDQIPDELIEAARIDGAGPVRTLWRIILPISRPILAVVSILAVVTAWKDFIWPLLVFPDTEKQTLSVMLQRVAIDMPLNVLVAGMVLASLPMVALFLAFQRQILAGLTAGSIKG, encoded by the coding sequence ATGAGGACCCTCGTCTCCCCGTCCGCGCTGCGCAGCCCGCGCGGCAAGGTCGTCTACGGCGTCGTTTTCGCTTGCACGCTCGCGATCTTCATCCTGGCCTTCATGTTCCCGCTCTACTGGGCGATCACGGGCGCGCTGAAGTCACCGCAGGAACTGGCCGCGACGCCGGCGACGCTCGTCCCGCACGAGTGGCACCCGGAAACCTTCGCCGACGCGTGGAGCCAGCTGAGCCTGGGCAAGTACTTCCTCAACACGCTCGTCGTCGCCGGCGGCGCGTGGCTGGCGCAGCTGGCCATCGACGTCCCGGCCGCGTTCGCGCTGTCGAAGCTGCGGCCCAAGTTCGGCAACGTCGTGCTCGGGCTGATGCTGGCCACGCTGATGCTCCCCGCGACGGCGCTGCTCGTCCCGACGTACGTGACGGTGACGGACCTGCCGCTGCTGCACCTCAACCTGATCAACTCGCCGACCGCGGTCTGGCTGCCCGCGGCGGCGAACGCGTTCAACATCTACCTGCTGAAGCGGTTCTTCGACCAGATCCCCGACGAGCTCATCGAAGCGGCGCGCATCGACGGCGCCGGGCCGGTGCGCACGCTCTGGCGGATCATCCTGCCGATCTCGCGGCCGATCCTGGCCGTGGTTTCGATCCTCGCGGTCGTCACCGCGTGGAAGGACTTCATCTGGCCGCTGCTGGTGTTCCCGGACACCGAAAAGCAGACGCTCTCGGTGATGCTGCAACGGGTGGCGATCGACATGCCGCTCAACGTGCTCGTCGCCGGGATGGTGCTGGCCAGTCTGCCGATGGTGGCGCTGTTCCTGGCGTTCCAGCGGCAGATCCTCGCCGGGCTGACCGCCGGCAGCATCAAGGGCTGA
- a CDS encoding LacI family DNA-binding transcriptional regulator, which produces MTRRLAEVARQVGVSEATVSRVLNGRSGVSASTRAAVLTALDVMGYERPTQLRGERARLVGLVLPELQNPIFPALAEIMGNALAQQGFTPVLCTRTAGGVSEAEYVELLLQQQVSGVVFAGGLYAQADAVHSHYHHLVERRLPTVLINAAVEHLGLPQVSCDDAVAVEQVVGHLSSLGHEKIGLVLGPSDHVPSQRKLAAFQSYAAKLGLPVLDELVEHGMFSIEGGHAAAARLYPRGATAVLCASDLLALGAVRAARRQGLSVPDDISVVGYDDSALMNCTDPPLTTTRQPIEAMGRAVVELLVKRINGGEVAAEELLFAPELVVRGSTARRTT; this is translated from the coding sequence ATGACGCGTCGTCTTGCCGAAGTCGCCCGCCAGGTCGGGGTCAGCGAAGCCACGGTCAGCCGGGTGCTCAACGGCCGCTCCGGGGTGTCCGCCAGCACCCGCGCCGCCGTGCTCACCGCGCTGGACGTGATGGGGTACGAACGGCCCACCCAGCTGCGCGGCGAGCGCGCCCGGCTGGTCGGGCTGGTGTTGCCGGAGCTGCAGAACCCGATCTTCCCGGCGCTGGCCGAGATCATGGGCAACGCCCTCGCCCAGCAGGGCTTCACGCCGGTCCTCTGCACGCGCACCGCCGGCGGGGTGTCCGAGGCGGAGTACGTCGAGCTGCTCCTGCAGCAGCAGGTGTCGGGCGTGGTGTTCGCCGGCGGCCTGTACGCGCAGGCGGACGCGGTCCACTCGCACTACCACCACCTGGTCGAGCGCCGCCTCCCGACGGTCCTGATCAACGCGGCGGTCGAGCACCTCGGCCTGCCGCAGGTTTCGTGCGACGACGCCGTGGCCGTGGAGCAGGTCGTCGGGCACCTGAGTTCGCTGGGACACGAGAAGATCGGCCTGGTCTTGGGCCCGTCGGACCACGTGCCGTCGCAGCGCAAGCTCGCGGCGTTCCAGTCGTACGCGGCGAAGCTGGGCTTGCCGGTGCTGGACGAGCTGGTCGAGCACGGGATGTTTTCCATCGAGGGCGGACACGCGGCGGCGGCCCGCCTGTACCCGCGCGGCGCCACGGCGGTGCTGTGCGCGAGCGACCTGCTCGCACTGGGCGCGGTCCGCGCGGCCCGACGGCAGGGACTGTCGGTGCCGGACGACATTTCGGTGGTGGGCTACGACGACTCGGCGTTGATGAACTGCACCGACCCGCCACTGACGACCACCCGCCAGCCGATCGAGGCGATGGGCCGCGCGGTGGTGGAGCTGCTGGTCAAGCGCATCAACGGCGGCGAGGTGGCGGCGGAGGAACTGCTGTTCGCGCCGGAACTGGTGGTCCGCGGGTCGACAGCCCGCCGCACCACCTGA
- a CDS encoding carbohydrate ABC transporter permease, with protein MSSPRSSSLLAWPATSSSRAGRPAVSQEDRRRTRLKRKIKENLTAYGLLCAALVVFALFSWYPIVRGVLLSFQQVDFVNAPTWVGFDNFAKLFEDPLFGVAWRNTLLFTGLALVFGFAVPFLTAVLLNEIRHAKAFFRLAVYLPVMLPPVVTALMWKWFYDPGPGLFNSALGAVGLPGGQWLDSSGTAMLSLVFVSTWANMGSTTLIYLAALGTIPGELYEAAELDGAGLWKRLRHVTFPQTRFVLLVLLLLQIVATMQVFTEPYVMTGGGPDDSTVTVLLLLYRYAFVYNDFGAASAMSLLLFVALGVFSAWYVRLTRKADQS; from the coding sequence GTGTCCTCGCCCAGGTCAAGTAGCCTCCTCGCCTGGCCCGCGACGTCCTCGTCGCGGGCCGGGCGCCCGGCCGTCTCGCAGGAAGACCGCCGCCGCACCAGGCTCAAGCGCAAGATCAAGGAAAACCTCACCGCGTACGGCCTGCTGTGCGCCGCGCTCGTGGTGTTCGCGCTGTTCTCCTGGTACCCCATCGTGCGCGGCGTGCTGCTGAGCTTCCAGCAGGTCGACTTCGTCAACGCGCCGACGTGGGTCGGGTTCGACAACTTCGCGAAGCTGTTCGAAGACCCGCTGTTCGGCGTCGCCTGGCGCAACACGCTGCTGTTCACCGGGCTCGCGCTGGTCTTCGGGTTCGCCGTCCCGTTCCTCACGGCCGTGCTGCTCAACGAAATCCGGCACGCGAAGGCGTTCTTCCGGCTCGCCGTCTACCTCCCGGTGATGCTGCCGCCGGTCGTCACGGCGCTGATGTGGAAGTGGTTCTACGACCCGGGTCCCGGCCTGTTCAACTCCGCACTCGGCGCGGTCGGCCTGCCCGGCGGCCAGTGGCTCGACTCGTCCGGCACGGCGATGCTGTCCCTGGTCTTCGTCTCGACGTGGGCCAACATGGGCAGCACCACGCTGATCTACCTCGCCGCGCTCGGCACGATCCCCGGCGAGCTCTACGAAGCCGCCGAACTGGACGGCGCCGGGCTGTGGAAACGCCTGCGGCACGTGACTTTCCCGCAGACGCGGTTCGTCCTGCTGGTGCTCCTGCTGCTGCAGATCGTCGCGACCATGCAGGTGTTCACCGAGCCGTACGTGATGACCGGCGGCGGGCCGGACGACTCGACGGTCACCGTGCTCCTGCTGCTCTACCGCTACGCCTTCGTCTACAACGACTTCGGCGCGGCGAGCGCGATGAGCCTGCTGCTGTTCGTGGCGCTGGGCGTGTTCTCGGCGTGGTACGTCCGGCTGACGCGGAAGGCGGACCAGTCATGA
- a CDS encoding response regulator transcription factor gives MPRLLLVEDDRALAEALSLALRALGHDVVHAPTGEHALTALADAEFVLLDVMLPGMDGFEVCRRIRARSRLPIVLLTARGDPIDVVAGLECGADDYVVKPAEPRVLDARIKAIGRRARATAPGNGVLRVGGLEIDPAAMSVSRDGEELALTATEIRLLVEFGEHPDQVLSRQVLLKRVWDYGYVGDSRIVDAAVARLRAKVEDDPANPVLLRTVRGLGYRLVTK, from the coding sequence GTGCCGCGTTTGCTGCTCGTCGAAGACGACCGAGCCCTGGCCGAAGCGCTTTCGCTGGCCTTGCGCGCGCTGGGCCACGACGTCGTCCACGCCCCCACCGGCGAACACGCGCTCACCGCGCTGGCCGACGCCGAGTTCGTCCTCCTCGACGTCATGCTGCCGGGCATGGACGGGTTCGAGGTCTGCCGCCGGATCCGGGCCCGCAGCCGGCTGCCGATCGTGCTGCTGACCGCGCGCGGCGACCCGATCGACGTCGTCGCCGGGCTCGAATGCGGCGCCGACGACTACGTGGTGAAACCGGCGGAACCCCGCGTGCTGGACGCGCGGATCAAGGCGATCGGCCGCCGGGCGCGCGCCACCGCCCCGGGGAACGGCGTGCTGCGCGTCGGCGGGCTGGAGATCGACCCCGCCGCGATGAGCGTCAGCCGCGACGGCGAGGAACTGGCGCTCACCGCCACCGAAATCCGGCTGCTCGTCGAGTTCGGCGAGCACCCCGACCAGGTCCTGAGCCGGCAGGTGCTGCTCAAGCGCGTCTGGGACTACGGCTACGTCGGCGACTCGCGGATCGTCGACGCGGCCGTCGCGCGGCTGCGGGCCAAGGTCGAGGACGACCCCGCGAACCCGGTGCTGCTGCGCACGGTCCGCGGCCTCGGCTACCGGCTGGTGACCAAGTGA